In Silene latifolia isolate original U9 population chromosome 3, ASM4854445v1, whole genome shotgun sequence, a single window of DNA contains:
- the LOC141646404 gene encoding SKP1-like protein 1B, with protein sequence MAETTTTSKKILLKSSDGEDFEVDEIVALESQTIKHMIEDECADNAIPLPNVTAKILSKVIEYCKKHVDVTAAKTADTTTTTTAAASVGDDELKMWDKEFVNVDQSTLFDLILAANYLNIKNLLDLTCQTVADMIKGKTPEEIRKTFNITNDFTPEEEEEVRRENQWAFE encoded by the exons ATGGcggaaacaacaacaacatcaaagaAGATCTTGTTGAAATCATCAGACGGCGAAGATTTCGAAGTGGACGAGATTGTGGCATTGGAATCTCAAACAATAAAACATATGATTGAAGATGAATGTGCTGACAATGCAATTCCTCTTCCTAATGTTACTGCTAAAATCTTGTCTAAGGTTATCGAGTATTGTAAGAAACATGTCGATGTCACCGCTGCGAAAACTGCAGATACAACTACTACTACAACTGCTGCTGCTTCTGTTGGTGATGATGAGCTTAAGATGTGGGATAAAGAATTTGTCAATGTTGACCAAAGTACTCTTTTTGATCTCATCTTG GCTGCTAATTATCTGAACATCAAGAACTTGCTGGACTTGACCTGCCAAACAGTGGCTGATATGATAAAAGGAAAGACACCAGAGGAAATCAGGAAGACATTCAACATTACCAACGACTTCACCCccgaagaggaagaagaggttcGAAGGGAGAACCAGTGGGCCTTTGAATGA